A genomic stretch from Deltaproteobacteria bacterium HGW-Deltaproteobacteria-18 includes:
- a CDS encoding sigma-54-dependent Fis family transcriptional regulator: protein MNRSILVVDDEVRYRELYARVLRGAGLDVLEAANAADALGFLGREPLDMIISDVRMPGESGLDLLRRVRARKPELPFLLVTAYADVREAVDALKLGAVDYLAKPVDLDELLAAVRDTLGVDAGTDTEIPAGSLAGIVAESPAMRVVLRDAYRVAPSDATILLTGESGCGKEVVAQFIHRHSARGDKPMVPVNCAAIAPALLASELFGHEKGAFTGAVTKRKGYFREAHEGTLFLDEIGDMPLELQPSLLRATETGRITPVGSDKEALIDCRLIAATNHDLETDVAEGRFRQDLFYRLNVITIDIPPLRERPEDIPPLARAFLNKDKTEAKRLSRAALQTLISHPWPGNVRELANAMSHVRLLSQTDVILPEHLPPAVRRSAGKTAPESRGLLPEDAPAQAKTLEQHEIEAVTAALKQTGGNRTHAAQLLGITRRGLIYKLKRLGLE, encoded by the coding sequence ATGAACAGATCCATTCTGGTCGTCGACGACGAGGTCCGCTACCGTGAACTCTACGCCCGCGTGCTGCGAGGCGCGGGACTTGACGTGCTGGAAGCCGCAAATGCTGCCGACGCGCTGGGATTTCTGGGCCGTGAACCGCTGGACATGATCATCAGCGACGTACGCATGCCAGGCGAAAGCGGACTCGATCTGCTTCGCCGGGTGAGGGCCAGAAAACCGGAACTGCCCTTTCTTCTGGTCACCGCCTACGCCGATGTGCGCGAGGCCGTGGACGCCCTCAAACTCGGAGCCGTGGACTATCTGGCCAAACCCGTGGATCTGGACGAACTCCTTGCGGCCGTACGCGACACGCTGGGCGTGGACGCCGGCACGGACACGGAAATCCCCGCCGGATCATTGGCCGGCATCGTGGCCGAGAGCCCGGCCATGCGCGTCGTACTGCGCGACGCCTACCGCGTGGCGCCCAGCGACGCCACGATTCTTCTGACCGGCGAGAGCGGCTGCGGAAAAGAGGTCGTGGCGCAATTCATCCACCGGCACAGCGCTCGTGGCGACAAGCCCATGGTCCCGGTCAACTGCGCGGCCATCGCCCCGGCCCTGCTGGCCAGCGAACTGTTCGGGCATGAAAAAGGCGCCTTCACCGGAGCAGTAACCAAGCGCAAGGGATATTTTCGCGAAGCCCATGAAGGGACCCTCTTTCTCGACGAAATCGGCGACATGCCCCTGGAGTTGCAGCCGTCCCTGCTGCGGGCCACGGAAACCGGGCGCATCACCCCCGTAGGCTCGGACAAGGAGGCTCTCATCGACTGCAGACTCATCGCGGCGACCAACCATGACCTGGAAACCGACGTGGCCGAGGGGCGTTTTCGTCAGGACCTCTTCTACCGGCTGAACGTCATCACCATCGATATCCCCCCCCTGCGGGAGCGCCCGGAAGACATCCCGCCCCTGGCGCGGGCCTTCCTGAACAAGGACAAGACCGAAGCCAAAAGGCTCTCGCGCGCGGCCCTGCAGACTCTCATCAGCCACCCCTGGCCGGGCAATGTGCGAGAACTGGCCAACGCCATGTCCCATGTACGCCTCCTGAGCCAGACCGACGTCATCCTGCCCGAACATCTTCCGCCCGCCGTGCGCAGGTCCGCAGGCAAGACCGCTCCGGAATCACGAGGCCTCTTGCCGGAAGATGCCCCGGCCCAGGCCAAGACCCTCGAACAGCACGAAATCGAGGCCGTCACCGCCGCCCTGAAGCAAACCGGAGGCAACCGCACCCACGCGGCACAGCTCCTGGGCATCACCCGGCGCGGACTCATCTACAAGCTCAAGCGCCTCGGACTGGAATAG
- a CDS encoding C4-dicarboxylate ABC transporter permease, translated as MTTAALFTLLFLFIATGMPIAIALGLSSITTILFFSHDSLASIALKLFESVSEHYTLLAIPFFILSSQFLSTGGVAKRLINFALDCIGHVKGGLAMASVLACMLFAAVSGSSPATVAAIGSIVIGGMVRSGYPESFAAGVICNAGTLGILIPPSIVMLVYAAATQESAARLFMAGFIPGICLGLLLMIAIYIVARIKNYPALAWPGFRQVFRSGFTAMGGLMLVVIVLGSIYGGICSPTEAAAISAVYAYWIAVFVYRDMGPLKEVPLRKVDEPLASALFRGLWQTLAAIPRSWVHPEVRHVVLDAAKVSIMLLFIIGNAMLFAHVLTTERIPHLIAETIVGWGLPAWGFLIVVNILLLLAGNFMEPSAITMIMIPILFPIAVKLGIDPIHLGVICVVNMEIGLITPPVGLNLFVTAGITKRDLTWVVRAALPWLMILLFFLILVTYIPQISLWLPEYIDKLKGY; from the coding sequence ATGACAACTGCGGCACTGTTCACCCTGCTCTTCCTCTTTATTGCCACGGGGATGCCCATCGCCATTGCGTTGGGTCTTTCGAGCATCACGACCATCCTGTTCTTTTCCCACGATTCCCTGGCGTCCATCGCCTTGAAACTCTTTGAATCGGTTTCCGAACACTATACCCTGCTGGCCATTCCGTTCTTCATCCTGTCCTCCCAGTTTTTGTCCACGGGGGGCGTGGCCAAGCGGCTCATCAACTTCGCTCTCGATTGCATCGGGCATGTCAAGGGCGGCCTGGCCATGGCCTCGGTCCTGGCCTGCATGCTCTTTGCCGCCGTATCCGGATCCTCGCCGGCCACAGTGGCCGCCATCGGCAGCATCGTCATTGGCGGCATGGTCCGTTCGGGCTATCCTGAATCCTTCGCGGCCGGTGTCATCTGCAACGCCGGCACGCTCGGTATCCTCATTCCGCCTTCCATCGTCATGCTCGTGTACGCGGCGGCCACCCAGGAGTCGGCGGCCCGGCTGTTCATGGCCGGTTTCATCCCCGGCATCTGCCTGGGACTGCTGCTCATGATCGCCATCTACATCGTGGCCCGGATCAAGAATTATCCGGCCCTGGCCTGGCCGGGATTCAGGCAGGTTTTCAGGTCCGGATTCACGGCCATGGGCGGACTGATGCTGGTCGTCATCGTGCTCGGGTCCATCTACGGAGGCATCTGCAGTCCCACGGAAGCGGCGGCCATTTCGGCCGTGTATGCCTACTGGATCGCAGTCTTCGTCTATCGCGACATGGGCCCGCTCAAGGAAGTTCCCCTGCGCAAAGTTGACGAGCCCCTGGCTTCGGCTCTGTTTCGCGGATTGTGGCAGACCTTGGCGGCCATTCCCAGGTCCTGGGTTCATCCGGAAGTGCGGCACGTGGTCCTGGATGCCGCGAAGGTCAGCATCATGCTGCTTTTTATCATCGGCAACGCCATGCTTTTTGCCCACGTTCTGACCACGGAGCGGATTCCGCACCTTATCGCCGAGACCATTGTCGGCTGGGGTTTGCCGGCCTGGGGCTTCCTGATCGTCGTCAACATCCTGCTGCTCCTGGCAGGCAACTTCATGGAGCCTTCGGCCATCACCATGATCATGATCCCGATCCTCTTTCCCATCGCGGTCAAGCTCGGCATCGATCCCATTCATCTGGGTGTCATCTGCGTGGTCAACATGGAGATCGGGCTGATCACTCCGCCCGTTGGGCTCAACCTCTTTGTCACGGCGGGCATAACCAAGCGCGACCTGACCTGGGTCGTGCGCGCGGCGCTGCCGTGGCTCATGATTCTGCTTTTCTTCCTGATCCTCGTCACCTACATCCCGCAAATATCCCTGTGGCTGCCCGAGTATATCGACAAGCTCAAAGGGTATTGA
- a CDS encoding C4-dicarboxylate ABC transporter, with amino-acid sequence MLKLKTILAFAVGAVLLCAASAIAAPIVIKFSHVVAEDTPKGIMANKFRDLVAERLGDKVVVEVYPNSQLFGDGKELEALLLGDVHLLAPALSKFQKYTPLLQIYDLPFLFKDMDAIDRFQQGPNGRALLASMKDKGIVGLDYLHNGMKQISANDPIHGPGDAKNKKFRIMTSDVLAAQFEAVGAMPLKKPFAEVFTLLQTRAIDGQENSWSNIYSQKFYEVQPYITETNHGILDYLVISSTEFWDGLPADVKPVLEECLKESIAVGNEAAARKDMNDRQRIVDSKRSEIITLTEEERAAWVEAMKPVWKQFEDAVGKENLEAAIASNN; translated from the coding sequence ATGTTGAAACTGAAGACCATTCTTGCGTTTGCGGTGGGTGCGGTTTTACTTTGTGCTGCGTCCGCCATCGCTGCTCCCATCGTCATCAAATTTTCTCACGTTGTTGCCGAAGATACTCCCAAGGGGATCATGGCCAACAAATTTCGCGATCTTGTAGCCGAACGCCTCGGCGACAAGGTTGTGGTCGAAGTCTATCCCAACTCCCAACTCTTCGGTGACGGCAAGGAACTCGAAGCCCTTCTTCTGGGCGACGTGCACCTGCTGGCCCCGGCACTGTCCAAATTCCAGAAGTACACGCCCTTGCTGCAGATTTACGACCTGCCCTTCCTGTTCAAGGACATGGACGCCATCGACAGGTTCCAGCAGGGGCCCAACGGTCGCGCTCTACTTGCTTCCATGAAGGACAAGGGCATCGTCGGGCTGGATTATCTGCACAATGGAATGAAGCAGATTTCCGCCAACGATCCCATTCATGGTCCCGGCGACGCCAAGAACAAGAAGTTCCGGATCATGACCTCCGACGTTCTGGCCGCCCAGTTTGAAGCTGTCGGCGCCATGCCGCTCAAGAAGCCCTTCGCCGAAGTCTTCACCCTGCTTCAGACCCGCGCCATAGACGGGCAGGAAAATTCCTGGTCCAATATTTATTCCCAGAAGTTTTACGAAGTGCAGCCCTATATCACCGAGACCAACCACGGCATCCTGGACTACCTCGTCATCAGTTCAACGGAGTTTTGGGATGGGCTGCCGGCTGATGTGAAGCCCGTGCTTGAAGAGTGCCTGAAAGAATCCATCGCCGTCGGCAATGAAGCTGCCGCGAGGAAGGACATGAACGACAGGCAGAGGATTGTCGATTCCAAACGCAGCGAAATCATTACTCTGACTGAGGAAGAGCGCGCCGCCTGGGTCGAAGCCATGAAGCCGGTCTGGAAGCAGTTCGAGGACGCAGTGGGCAAGGAAAACCTCGAAGCAGCCATCGCCTCCAACAACTAG
- a CDS encoding metal ABC transporter ATP-binding protein: protein MNTHDHSCPTCSGHGHPIIPEPHFRPLPGTGTPVIELQGVSFAYDDREVLSDVDLKVSSGDFMAVIGPNGGGKTTLVKLILGLLAPRAGTVRVLGADPLSVRPAVGYVPQHALIQPSFPVTVHEAVLLGLRREGGLLSTGRWPGYRARDKAKAMETLRMVDMAELATRRFDALSGGQKQRVLVARALVSDPALLLFDEPTSNIDPQGKVCLFDLLSALSSSITIVMVSHDLISASTRISSVAVVNRKLIQNQSRELTPSMLELIYGTHDASCPLDTYIREVSSIFGQTGPRGSI from the coding sequence ATGAACACGCACGACCACTCCTGCCCCACCTGTTCCGGACATGGCCATCCGATCATTCCCGAACCTCACTTCAGGCCCCTGCCGGGAACGGGGACCCCTGTCATCGAGCTTCAGGGCGTGAGTTTCGCCTACGACGATCGGGAAGTGCTCTCGGATGTCGACCTGAAAGTCTCAAGCGGCGACTTCATGGCCGTGATCGGTCCCAACGGCGGGGGCAAGACCACTCTTGTCAAGCTTATCCTCGGTCTGCTCGCGCCCAGGGCAGGGACGGTGCGCGTGCTCGGAGCCGATCCGCTCTCCGTGCGGCCCGCAGTGGGGTATGTGCCGCAGCACGCGCTCATCCAGCCAAGCTTTCCGGTCACGGTCCATGAGGCCGTCCTGCTCGGACTGCGCCGGGAAGGCGGGCTGCTCTCTACCGGGCGCTGGCCCGGCTATCGCGCCAGGGACAAGGCCAAGGCCATGGAAACCCTGCGCATGGTGGACATGGCCGAACTGGCCACGCGCCGCTTCGACGCCCTCTCCGGAGGACAAAAGCAGCGCGTCCTGGTGGCCCGGGCCCTGGTTTCGGATCCGGCCCTTCTGCTCTTTGACGAGCCCACGTCAAACATCGACCCCCAGGGCAAGGTCTGCCTCTTCGATCTGCTCTCGGCGCTCAGTTCCTCCATCACCATAGTCATGGTCAGCCACGACCTCATCTCCGCCTCCACGCGCATCTCAAGCGTGGCCGTGGTCAACCGCAAACTCATCCAGAACCAAAGCCGGGAACTCACACCATCCATGCTCGAACTCATCTACGGCACACACGACGCATCCTGCCCCCTGGACACCTACATACGGGAAGTGTCCTCCATCTTCGGCCAGACCGGCCCGCGGGGTTCCATATGA
- a CDS encoding transcriptional repressor: MRARMPAKTAAKRLKEAGLESTDRRLQVLMEVGNTAHPSSAQEILEKISAKNDINRVTVYRILDLLVEHEVLNRLGLGEKSQRFCLRGAHEDEHPHFHCTRCDCYLCLNVPHLPLDRQALDDLSLDIRHVDIRLEGICPACQKKLREPHESSSPVKPE, from the coding sequence ATGAGGGCGCGCATGCCCGCAAAGACGGCCGCCAAACGATTGAAGGAGGCGGGCCTTGAGAGCACCGATCGCCGCCTGCAGGTGCTCATGGAGGTCGGCAACACGGCGCATCCGTCCAGCGCACAGGAAATTCTGGAAAAGATCAGCGCCAAAAACGACATCAACCGGGTCACGGTGTATCGCATTCTCGATCTGCTGGTGGAACACGAAGTCCTGAACCGGCTTGGGCTCGGCGAAAAATCCCAGCGCTTCTGCCTGCGGGGCGCCCATGAAGACGAGCACCCGCACTTCCACTGCACCCGATGCGACTGCTATCTGTGCCTGAATGTTCCCCACCTGCCGCTGGACCGCCAAGCCCTGGACGATCTTTCCCTGGACATCCGCCACGTCGACATCCGCCTGGAAGGCATCTGCCCCGCCTGCCAGAAAAAGTTGCGCGAACCACATGAATCGTCGTCACCCGTCAAGCCTGAATAG
- a CDS encoding TRAP transporter small permease, with product MNTFINKVEEGIISLLLASMTLLVFMEVLMRFGFNVGIHWAQELTLLLSGWLVMFGVSYGIKVGSHIGVDALVRLFSANVRRTISIVAILLCLIYCGLFLVGSWVYLGKLKSIGIHLEDIPVPKWIANSILFGGMIMLAIRLLDLLWAVIQGRQEGFKLLDEAKESMYLAQKEGTSLDGDDE from the coding sequence ATGAATACATTCATCAACAAAGTGGAGGAGGGGATCATTTCCCTCCTCCTGGCTTCGATGACACTCCTGGTTTTCATGGAAGTGCTGATGCGGTTCGGGTTCAACGTGGGCATCCACTGGGCCCAGGAGTTGACTCTGCTGCTGTCGGGCTGGCTGGTCATGTTCGGGGTTTCCTACGGCATCAAGGTCGGTTCGCATATCGGTGTCGACGCCTTGGTCAGGCTGTTTTCGGCGAATGTGCGCAGAACCATCTCCATCGTGGCCATTCTGCTGTGCCTCATCTACTGTGGGCTGTTTCTCGTGGGCAGCTGGGTCTATCTCGGGAAGCTCAAAAGCATAGGGATCCACCTTGAGGACATTCCTGTCCCCAAATGGATTGCCAACAGCATCCTCTTTGGCGGCATGATCATGCTGGCCATCCGTCTTCTGGACCTTCTCTGGGCAGTCATCCAGGGCAGGCAGGAAGGTTTCAAGCTGCTGGATGAGGCCAAGGAGAGCATGTATCTGGCGCAAAAAGAGGGGACTTCCCTGGATGGAGACGACGAATGA
- a CDS encoding bifunctional homocysteine S-methyltransferase/methylenetetrahydrofolate reductase, which produces MKQHILTALGERVVVADGAMGSLLFDRGVDSSSCYDALNLTDPALVRSIHKAYADAGAEIIETNTFGANRAKLGRFDLADRTREINLRGAELARAEAGAGRWVAGAMGPLGRMGLDPFSQGELEDIFSQQAQALVEGGADFIILETFASLSLLLTALRGVKAGVSVPVAAQMVFTQRGRTHSGRTARECFDALIRAGADVVGLNCGIGPKNALEVVQGLGPVTVPLSVLPNAGFPESSGDRLIYASSPEYFARRTAACATYGARLLGGCCGTAPEHIAALVRVLDAGSPEARIISVSPDETRTQTAAPTRLSRRLGEGKVILVELDPPKHLDVEPVLAAAEALATAGVDAITIAENPLAVPRLSNIVLAGMVRARTGVDVVVHMTGRDRNLVGMQSTIMGLAASNLHNVLAVTGDPPSAGSAERVSGVYDLRSLELMALLAGFNEGRNHYGDSMRLPVNFCIGGAFNPNTRSMALQVGRMEKKMAAGASYFLTQPVYSKERVDEILAATAHITAPIVLGIMPLASSRNAEFLHNEFPGIEIPSETRERMARAGEHGQEEGVNIAWELLEYAWPHFAGVYIIPPFNRHAMALELMRRLGR; this is translated from the coding sequence GTGAAGCAGCACATCCTGACGGCTCTGGGCGAGCGGGTGGTGGTGGCCGACGGGGCCATGGGGTCGCTGCTGTTTGATCGCGGCGTGGACAGCTCATCCTGTTACGATGCCCTGAACCTGACCGATCCGGCGCTGGTGCGATCCATCCACAAGGCCTACGCAGACGCCGGTGCGGAGATCATCGAGACCAACACTTTCGGGGCCAACAGGGCCAAGCTCGGGCGTTTCGATCTGGCGGACAGGACCCGCGAGATCAACCTGCGTGGCGCGGAACTGGCACGCGCCGAGGCCGGGGCCGGTCGCTGGGTTGCCGGGGCCATGGGGCCATTGGGGCGCATGGGGCTTGATCCGTTCAGCCAGGGGGAATTGGAGGATATCTTCAGTCAGCAGGCTCAGGCCCTGGTGGAAGGGGGCGCCGATTTCATCATTCTTGAAACCTTCGCCAGCCTGTCTCTCCTGCTGACCGCCCTGCGCGGGGTCAAGGCCGGGGTATCCGTGCCCGTTGCCGCGCAGATGGTTTTCACCCAGCGCGGGCGGACTCATTCAGGGCGCACGGCCCGTGAATGTTTCGACGCCCTGATCAGGGCCGGTGCCGACGTGGTGGGCCTCAACTGCGGGATCGGCCCCAAGAATGCCCTGGAGGTCGTGCAGGGGCTGGGCCCCGTGACGGTCCCGCTCTCGGTGCTGCCCAACGCGGGATTTCCCGAGTCTTCCGGCGATCGTCTCATCTATGCGTCCTCTCCCGAGTATTTCGCCCGTCGCACCGCGGCTTGCGCGACCTATGGCGCACGCCTTTTGGGAGGGTGCTGCGGCACCGCCCCGGAGCATATCGCGGCTTTGGTGCGTGTCCTTGACGCGGGTTCCCCCGAGGCGCGGATCATTTCCGTGTCGCCGGACGAGACAAGGACGCAGACAGCCGCCCCAACCCGCCTGTCCCGTCGTCTTGGCGAGGGCAAGGTCATTCTGGTGGAGCTCGACCCGCCCAAGCATCTCGATGTCGAGCCGGTCCTGGCGGCGGCCGAGGCCCTGGCCACCGCCGGCGTGGACGCCATCACCATCGCCGAGAATCCGCTGGCCGTGCCGCGCCTGTCAAACATCGTGCTGGCCGGCATGGTCCGTGCCAGGACCGGCGTGGACGTGGTGGTGCACATGACGGGCCGCGACCGCAACCTGGTCGGCATGCAATCGACCATCATGGGGCTGGCCGCATCGAATCTGCACAACGTCCTGGCCGTGACCGGCGACCCGCCTTCGGCCGGGAGCGCGGAGCGGGTCTCGGGAGTTTACGACCTGCGTTCGCTTGAACTCATGGCGCTTCTGGCCGGGTTCAACGAGGGACGCAACCACTATGGGGATTCCATGCGCCTGCCCGTCAATTTCTGCATCGGCGGCGCCTTCAATCCCAATACCCGGAGCATGGCGCTGCAGGTCGGGCGCATGGAGAAAAAAATGGCGGCCGGGGCAAGCTATTTTTTGACTCAGCCCGTATATTCCAAAGAGCGCGTGGATGAAATTCTGGCCGCGACCGCGCACATAACCGCACCCATCGTGCTCGGCATCATGCCGCTGGCGAGCAGCCGCAACGCCGAGTTTCTGCACAACGAGTTTCCCGGCATCGAGATTCCGTCCGAAACCCGTGAGCGCATGGCCCGTGCCGGAGAGCATGGCCAGGAAGAGGGCGTGAACATCGCCTGGGAACTGCTGGAGTACGCCTGGCCTCATTTTGCCGGGGTGTACATCATTCCGCCCTTCAACCGCCACGCCATGGCCCTTGAATTGATGCGACGGCTGGGGCGCTGA
- a CDS encoding nitroreductase, which yields MLDFIIDETRCVQCGECAADCPVSIITMDEGLPRIPEHRESYCIGCQHCLAVCPTAALSILGKDPDRSAPVLPPSPDALENLIKSRRSVRRFRPESVDGEILDRLMDVVAHAPTGKNQRRVRFTLVDDPQVMEQIRVRTMDGIRKAVLEDSLPDGMEFFAKMVAPYDQGRDIIYRKAPHMIIASAPRDSAAPDADPFIALSYFELMAHSLGLGTVWCGFARWALQSVVPELGRALGIPADHRSMYAMMFGHPAVSYARTVQRDVADVHRVGLAGLEGGR from the coding sequence ATGCTTGATTTCATCATTGACGAGACCCGCTGCGTACAGTGCGGAGAATGCGCGGCCGATTGCCCGGTGTCCATCATAACCATGGACGAAGGCTTGCCGCGCATTCCCGAGCACCGGGAGTCGTATTGCATCGGGTGCCAGCACTGCCTGGCCGTTTGTCCCACCGCAGCCCTTTCCATTCTGGGCAAGGACCCGGATCGGAGCGCTCCGGTTTTGCCCCCGTCTCCCGATGCGCTGGAAAATCTGATCAAGAGCCGACGTTCAGTACGTCGCTTCCGTCCTGAAAGCGTTGACGGGGAAATTCTTGACAGGCTCATGGACGTGGTCGCCCATGCGCCGACGGGCAAGAATCAGCGCCGGGTCCGCTTCACCCTGGTTGACGACCCGCAGGTGATGGAACAGATCCGGGTCCGGACCATGGACGGGATCCGCAAGGCCGTGCTCGAGGACAGCCTGCCCGATGGCATGGAGTTCTTCGCCAAGATGGTCGCCCCTTACGATCAGGGGCGGGACATCATCTATCGCAAGGCTCCGCACATGATCATCGCTTCCGCGCCCAGGGATTCGGCCGCTCCGGACGCGGATCCGTTCATAGCCCTGTCCTATTTCGAGCTCATGGCCCATAGCCTGGGATTGGGCACCGTCTGGTGCGGCTTTGCGCGCTGGGCTCTGCAGAGCGTGGTTCCGGAGCTTGGACGGGCGCTTGGCATCCCGGCCGATCATCGCTCAATGTACGCCATGATGTTCGGTCATCCGGCGGTAAGCTATGCCCGCACCGTGCAGCGCGACGTCGCGGATGTGCACCGGGTCGGCCTGGCCGGTCTGGAGGGCGGACGGTGA
- a CDS encoding ABC transporter substrate-binding protein — protein sequence MRKNLCLLTLLLSLFSVSAQAAPSAFVTITPQKYFVDKVSGGEVPVAVMVEPGANPHAYEPRPRQMAELAKASIYFAIGDSFDQTWLERIMGASPKMTVVHTAEGIAKIPMSEEHHHEEDHAGDGHVTEADDAGRHDQHDPDQGMLDPHIWLDPALVRIQVAHIRDGLSRVDPDRADLYAANAAAFERELDELDREIRSILAPLPPEKRTFLVFHPSWGYFAKAYGLTQASIEVDGKEPSPRDLARIIAAGKESGAKVVFVQPQFSQKSATVIAKQIGATVVRLDPLAEDWATNMRSAARACADALN from the coding sequence ATGAGAAAAAACCTTTGCTTGCTCACCTTGTTACTGAGTTTGTTCTCAGTCTCGGCCCAGGCCGCTCCCTCCGCCTTCGTGACCATAACTCCGCAAAAATACTTTGTTGACAAAGTCAGCGGCGGCGAGGTCCCCGTTGCGGTCATGGTCGAACCCGGGGCCAATCCCCACGCTTACGAGCCAAGGCCAAGGCAAATGGCCGAACTGGCCAAGGCCAGCATCTACTTTGCCATCGGCGACAGCTTCGATCAGACTTGGCTTGAGCGGATCATGGGCGCAAGCCCGAAAATGACCGTCGTACACACGGCCGAGGGCATCGCAAAGATTCCCATGAGCGAGGAGCATCACCACGAAGAAGACCACGCCGGGGATGGACACGTGACGGAGGCGGATGATGCCGGACGCCACGACCAGCACGATCCTGACCAGGGCATGCTCGACCCGCACATCTGGCTCGATCCCGCGCTGGTCAGGATTCAGGTGGCTCACATCCGGGACGGTCTCAGCCGTGTGGATCCCGATCGGGCGGATCTCTATGCCGCCAATGCTGCCGCCTTCGAAAGGGAACTGGACGAACTCGACCGCGAAATCCGGTCCATTCTGGCACCGTTGCCCCCGGAAAAACGGACATTCCTTGTCTTCCATCCCTCATGGGGCTATTTTGCCAAGGCCTACGGGCTGACCCAGGCATCCATCGAGGTGGACGGCAAGGAGCCAAGCCCCAGGGATCTGGCGCGGATCATCGCGGCCGGCAAGGAATCGGGGGCCAAGGTTGTTTTCGTGCAGCCGCAATTTTCGCAGAAAAGCGCCACCGTCATCGCCAAGCAGATCGGAGCCACGGTTGTCCGCCTCGACCCTCTGGCCGAGGATTGGGCCACGAATATGCGCAGCGCTGCCCGCGCCTGTGCCGACGCACTCAACTAA
- a CDS encoding ABC transporter ATP-binding protein, whose protein sequence is MIRVQAINKYFHRGSVNEVHSLRDLSIDIEQGDFITIIGSNGAGKSTFLSCLAGTHALDSGSITMAGTDVTRWPEHKRARFIGRVFQDPLMGTCASGSIAQNMALAQKRGQRRGLARGVKTADREAFRQHLRVLGLGLEDRIQDRAGLLSGGQRQALTMVMATLVRPELLLLDEHTAALDPKTAGQILELTRNIVAEHGLTTLMVTHNMHQALTMGNRLIMMHRGRIIFDVRGEEKEGLTVEVLLNKFQSQADAEVSDRMLLG, encoded by the coding sequence ATGATCCGCGTCCAGGCCATCAACAAGTATTTTCACCGCGGCAGTGTGAACGAAGTGCACAGCCTGCGGGACCTTTCCATCGATATCGAGCAGGGCGACTTCATCACCATCATCGGGTCCAATGGCGCGGGCAAGTCGACCTTCCTGTCCTGCCTGGCCGGGACCCATGCCCTCGACTCCGGGAGCATCACCATGGCCGGGACGGACGTAACGCGCTGGCCCGAGCACAAGCGCGCCCGCTTCATCGGCCGCGTCTTTCAGGATCCGCTTATGGGCACCTGCGCCAGCGGCTCCATTGCCCAGAACATGGCCCTGGCCCAAAAAAGGGGACAGCGCCGCGGCCTTGCCCGAGGCGTCAAGACGGCCGACAGGGAAGCCTTTCGCCAGCACCTGCGCGTACTGGGACTTGGGCTTGAAGACCGCATCCAGGACCGGGCAGGCTTGCTCTCCGGCGGACAGCGCCAGGCCCTGACCATGGTCATGGCCACCCTGGTCCGACCCGAACTGCTGCTCCTGGACGAGCACACCGCAGCCCTTGATCCCAAGACCGCAGGCCAGATTCTGGAGCTGACCCGAAACATCGTCGCCGAACACGGCCTGACCACGCTCATGGTCACCCACAACATGCATCAGGCCCTGACCATGGGCAACCGGCTGATCATGATGCATCGGGGTCGCATCATCTTCGACGTACGCGGAGAGGAGAAAGAGGGGCTTACCGTGGAGGTCCTGCTGAACAAATTCCAGAGCCAGGCAGATGCGGAAGTTTCCGACAGGATGCTGCTGGGCTAA